One window of Akkermansia biwaensis genomic DNA carries:
- a CDS encoding serine hydrolase domain-containing protein — translation MKGARHIIEAFEKNFRDYGELGASVSVWKEGREIVSLHSGFAVADETRPWTERSLVPVYSATKGPASAALLLALHRQGASPEMSMGELWPEFPLPYATIAQMMSHQCGLAAFSRQADVFDHEDCVRALEETVPAWQPPEHGYHPHTYGVMLDELMIRLTGERLWAYWDEYIRRPLNLDFFIRLPESEFSRVAVLYPGKMDMSNMGTPFYLEYMKKGTPVNRAFNTLIGLNSVRQMNTPAAWTSGMPAFGGVASARGMAQFYQACLGLDELEVFPETVRGWMRDVVVDGPDLTLKTPTAFSCGFMHDPVDLSTGRKRRHLFGFGGFGHAGAGGSHAYADPEYGLSFGYAMNRMDLNVLPGVKTRNLINAAMKEIHEDGGGFDT, via the coding sequence ATGAAAGGCGCGCGGCACATAATTGAAGCATTTGAAAAAAACTTCCGTGATTACGGGGAACTGGGTGCATCCGTTTCCGTCTGGAAAGAGGGGCGGGAAATTGTTTCCCTGCACTCCGGATTTGCCGTGGCGGATGAAACGCGTCCGTGGACGGAACGTTCCCTGGTGCCCGTTTACTCCGCTACCAAGGGCCCCGCTTCCGCAGCTCTGCTGCTGGCTCTGCATCGGCAGGGAGCATCCCCGGAGATGAGCATGGGGGAACTGTGGCCGGAATTCCCGCTGCCGTATGCTACGATTGCCCAGATGATGTCCCACCAGTGCGGTTTGGCCGCTTTCTCCCGCCAGGCCGATGTATTCGACCATGAAGACTGCGTGCGCGCCCTGGAGGAAACCGTTCCCGCGTGGCAGCCTCCCGAACACGGCTACCATCCGCATACCTACGGCGTCATGCTGGACGAACTCATGATCCGCCTGACCGGGGAGCGTCTTTGGGCATATTGGGATGAATACATCCGCCGCCCCTTGAATCTGGACTTCTTCATCAGGCTGCCGGAATCAGAATTCAGCCGGGTGGCTGTCCTTTACCCCGGCAAAATGGACATGTCCAACATGGGAACCCCGTTCTATCTGGAATACATGAAAAAAGGCACGCCCGTGAACCGTGCGTTTAACACCCTGATTGGCCTGAACAGCGTGCGCCAGATGAACACTCCCGCAGCGTGGACTTCCGGGATGCCTGCCTTCGGCGGGGTGGCTTCCGCCCGTGGCATGGCTCAATTTTACCAGGCCTGCCTGGGCCTGGATGAACTGGAGGTATTCCCGGAAACCGTGCGCGGCTGGATGAGAGACGTGGTGGTTGACGGGCCGGACCTGACCCTGAAAACGCCCACCGCCTTTTCCTGCGGATTCATGCACGACCCCGTGGACCTTTCCACAGGCCGCAAGCGGCGCCATCTATTCGGTTTCGGCGGCTTCGGCCATGCGGGGGCGGGCGGCTCCCATGCCTATGCCGACCCGGAATACGGCCTGTCCTTCGGCTACGCCATGAACCGCATGGACCTGAACGTGCTGCCCGGCGTGAAAACCCGGAACCTCATCAATGCGGCAATGAAGGAAATCCATGAAGATGGGGGCGGTTTTGACACCTGA
- a CDS encoding tetratricopeptide repeat protein, with protein MKASIMILLAISFCMSQFSLAAQPVHVKVREIPPKKAQSEKPAYSPEHIRQLEIKAAQGDPSAQSSLATCYGRGNGIPKDYDKAFFWAEKAAQQNDPHAYFTLFTCYYQGFGCQKDMQKAIEALEKGALLGDANCQYNLAYFTYHGKLGIKKDMEKALELARQSSRQGHADALKFLSLAYINGEGVERNVPLALKYLEQAAKESNDPEYYTEMGNFYLLLCKKDNPLASMEKAEQCFSQAAKMGNVQAAKKYAQIQQLRTDASQLKQQMQPGDRDALLRLGQLYIHGIEGAPLDKKEGYRFILEAANLDSPEAQYLLGKAYESGNSVKKDVEQAVRWLRKSAAQHHAGAQNELGLLYIQGEGVERNEHAAFEHWKASAMQNHPLAQYNLAGLYMQGLGVEKNYKEASKWYQLSAQQGQQEALFLLGQLYLTGGPGMEKDEKKALKYFLLSAEQKNPDSMCILGELYMNGTPGLEKNWKEAEKWFQLSARHGNKKAIPFLRYLYMTGGPGLEKNYGEAAKWIQPLADEGDRESLDLLGQLYMFGGPGLEKDYGKAAKYLTIRAEQGDTSNFLNLGNLYVLGGNNLQQDFEKAREWWIKSALLNEADAQKNLGALYFNGDSVQKDYREAAKWFLQAARQGDADAQYSLGLIYDQGGHGIEPDRKEALTWYLKAAEQGHEEAKQKLNKADSGATAK; from the coding sequence ATGAAAGCATCTATCATGATCTTATTGGCAATCTCATTTTGTATGAGCCAATTTTCTCTGGCCGCACAGCCTGTACACGTAAAAGTCCGAGAAATCCCTCCCAAGAAGGCTCAATCGGAAAAGCCTGCCTATTCCCCAGAACATATCCGACAATTGGAAATAAAGGCAGCACAAGGAGACCCGTCTGCCCAATCTTCTCTAGCCACCTGCTATGGGAGAGGAAATGGCATCCCCAAGGATTATGATAAAGCGTTCTTCTGGGCTGAAAAAGCGGCTCAACAAAATGACCCTCATGCTTATTTCACTCTTTTTACTTGCTATTATCAAGGATTCGGTTGCCAAAAGGACATGCAAAAAGCCATCGAGGCCCTGGAAAAAGGAGCTTTATTAGGAGATGCAAATTGTCAGTACAACCTGGCCTATTTTACCTATCATGGAAAATTGGGAATCAAAAAAGATATGGAAAAGGCTCTTGAACTGGCCCGCCAATCTTCCCGGCAAGGCCATGCAGACGCCCTGAAATTCTTATCTCTGGCTTATATCAACGGAGAAGGAGTGGAAAGGAATGTCCCTCTTGCTTTGAAATATCTGGAGCAGGCGGCCAAGGAATCAAACGATCCTGAATACTACACGGAGATGGGGAACTTCTATCTCTTATTATGCAAAAAAGACAATCCTCTGGCAAGCATGGAGAAAGCCGAACAATGCTTCAGCCAGGCAGCCAAAATGGGAAATGTTCAAGCTGCAAAGAAATACGCGCAGATACAGCAATTACGGACTGACGCCAGCCAATTGAAGCAGCAGATGCAGCCGGGAGACAGGGATGCACTGTTAAGGCTTGGACAACTCTATATTCACGGCATTGAAGGAGCTCCTCTGGATAAAAAGGAAGGATACCGCTTTATCCTTGAAGCTGCGAATCTGGATTCTCCGGAAGCCCAGTATTTACTCGGCAAAGCATATGAATCCGGCAATAGCGTCAAAAAAGACGTGGAGCAGGCCGTTCGCTGGCTACGGAAAAGCGCTGCCCAACACCATGCCGGAGCTCAAAACGAATTGGGGCTTCTCTACATCCAAGGGGAAGGCGTGGAACGCAATGAGCACGCAGCGTTCGAACATTGGAAAGCAAGCGCCATGCAGAACCATCCCCTTGCCCAGTATAATCTCGCGGGCCTTTACATGCAGGGACTGGGCGTAGAAAAAAATTACAAGGAAGCGTCCAAATGGTACCAGTTAAGTGCACAGCAAGGCCAACAGGAAGCTTTGTTCCTTCTGGGACAACTATACCTGACGGGGGGACCGGGTATGGAAAAAGATGAAAAGAAGGCTCTTAAATACTTCCTACTCAGTGCTGAACAGAAAAACCCGGATTCCATGTGCATCCTGGGAGAATTGTACATGAATGGAACGCCGGGATTGGAAAAGAACTGGAAGGAAGCGGAAAAATGGTTCCAACTCAGCGCCAGGCATGGAAATAAAAAAGCAATTCCCTTTTTGCGGTATCTGTATATGACGGGAGGGCCGGGGCTCGAAAAAAATTATGGAGAAGCGGCCAAATGGATACAGCCGCTGGCAGACGAAGGAGACCGGGAATCCCTTGATCTTTTGGGACAATTGTACATGTTTGGCGGCCCCGGACTTGAGAAGGATTACGGAAAAGCAGCCAAATACCTGACTATCCGGGCTGAACAGGGAGATACATCCAACTTTCTCAATTTAGGCAATTTATATGTCCTGGGAGGAAACAATCTCCAACAGGATTTTGAAAAAGCACGGGAATGGTGGATTAAAAGCGCTTTGTTGAATGAGGCTGATGCTCAAAAAAATTTAGGCGCACTGTATTTTAATGGAGACTCCGTCCAAAAAGATTATCGGGAGGCGGCCAAATGGTTCCTCCAGGCAGCCCGGCAGGGAGATGCGGACGCCCAATACTCTTTAGGATTGATCTATGATCAAGGAGGCCATGGAATCGAACCGGACCGGAAGGAAGCGTTGACATGGTACCTCAAAGCTGCCGAACAGGGCCATGAAGAGGCCAAACAGAAACTCAACAAGGCAGATAGCGGAGCAACCGCAAAGTAG
- a CDS encoding RHS repeat domain-containing protein, whose protein sequence is MARSSTPLTPSSNSGPALRYNHPMAWSASFSQDERRVTVKRPSGSHIYFKAEMGSSEASPVGSSRKLSYRVRLLNQDLTPNTQGTPAYMDMVLPSGMSLRFSAATGEVVSVTSSSGNTMSAEEYARKVQVAYNPDGSLSSVYSRAQGLMRSIPGNNSLALEWYAPGNVSASHDGEFVVTGEPYKTALYETSMENGVKVTYITNQRVGQEPHFIERREEGNKVSIIKGEGDERIVRTIERNALPGSKWERIETIRGINDSQPSRSTRTVKKYTDGGWLTISSTEGYNTSSEQTTLYTYNDQFRVSLEIKPNGGYTRYEYDDQGRVVLQATPWAGGGERGTRTTYADLRFNDFRPAMEKEVIIAPDGTETVLNQRSYTYEDSPEVNRTTVTETALGSDQVHTSVSETYGEAAQYPYARGRQKMRQGIDGVQTVYTYEAASDHGAVHKVIETVQANGSIVPGQSTKSVQYIAENGTTTRKEQYVHTGEDWSLISTEDYEYDAELKRIKTTKGNGRFSTTEWMCCGPLTETDEDGVVTTYGYNSAKQLVETIRSATETTPETIISHTCDAVGRILSTRRDVGPMTTTESMKYDDLGRMVSSTDILGRVTRTEYSKDGLTTTVTAPSGATLVTQTYYDGTTIMEGGTGQREMETRLELTEEGILTTTLSKGVILSRTLENGFGQTIRQEQPHTKGGFIVTRNLYNDKGQSVRSQTENMAPTVTVYHELGEAVKQTVLLDESHPDDPSRNRISETFSCYRVREDGVYQVQTSTTYNADGLPLTQITESMVSQFNPLLESKTLSTDVYGQQSVQWTEYTAPTKRTRFSRIPTSEITAQSLVVDGFTLSQTDHMGIHSSQERSYTTTGTILKKTDGRGNTTITETDLAQRPVKVADAAGNVTTTSYRSCCDSIACITDALGGTVCYSYDIRGRKTAEYGTAVHPVCFSYNGADQRISLTTFRVGERDITTDPSGRTDGDTTTWLYDEATGLELKKTYADDSFVSKTYDDLNRLKTLTKARGIVTTYAYTPLTGELISVTHNDGTPGWQFSYNHLGQMTSVQDASGLRELTYDAFGRMIQDTSFSMVESLLQEDFDLFGRPAGYRLMIGTRTVQHSHLDYDSKGIIMEMNLEGLASPFTWEYDETSGFLNRFTYPNGMVRSNTYHPKLNLLASIGYEKTQNGQTVAAHQYEYDHLMRPVQRRDSWEAATPVTTRDFTYNSRSELVEDRIGQDGSFSYQYDNIGNRKSARELEEEVSYEANQLNQYTDVTGETELFTPSFDPDGNQTRIRTSVGIWEVSYDANNRPVSFTSEDGRITVTCGYDYQGRRFEKKVIINGSTSSHSWFLYRDYLQVAELDLMRPEPGLVQSYLWDPTDPRATRILMMTCWKENGMADGEHLFFTHDALKNVTSIFDGEQTRRARYEYAPFGCLLTAEGDMSLQNRFRFSCEFMDDELGLVYYNYRHLNPLDGKWINRDPIQEQGGWNLYGVGGNALYISFDYLGLWLSRRHRRLTRRPLSTYQFYLIISGTEISFTIKEELLEIIVEANVDTDSGEMGENQAYHYCTGLNDKKEQNIETIYKHSKLNYIETLSKESEKFYEKISKEKISSGDCKEALKNLGHLNHMWQDYYAHGVEADDTKKSIIGKIKGSPDAPQMIPVSFGSMGFKGGHGGFWRLINPFSRVEPGDRADDSDVRKGQAKSYTKLHSDTFLKSWFTKCKCHFYRKEINQHGGNCQ, encoded by the coding sequence ATGGCGCGATCTTCCACTCCCCTTACCCCCAGCTCCAACAGCGGGCCTGCCCTGCGCTACAACCACCCCATGGCATGGAGCGCCTCCTTCTCCCAAGACGAACGGCGCGTCACCGTCAAGCGTCCCTCCGGAAGCCATATCTATTTCAAGGCAGAAATGGGAAGTTCCGAGGCTTCTCCCGTCGGCAGCTCCAGGAAACTGAGCTATCGCGTACGTCTGCTCAACCAAGACCTCACTCCCAATACCCAGGGTACTCCCGCCTACATGGACATGGTGCTTCCTTCCGGCATGAGCCTGCGCTTCTCAGCAGCCACCGGAGAGGTTGTCTCCGTCACCAGCTCCTCGGGCAACACTATGTCTGCCGAGGAGTATGCCCGCAAGGTCCAAGTGGCCTACAACCCGGACGGCTCTCTCAGCAGCGTCTATTCCCGGGCTCAGGGGCTGATGCGAAGCATTCCCGGAAACAACAGCCTTGCCCTGGAGTGGTACGCTCCCGGGAATGTCTCTGCATCCCATGATGGGGAATTTGTGGTTACCGGAGAGCCCTACAAGACGGCCCTTTATGAGACTTCCATGGAGAATGGGGTAAAAGTGACTTACATCACCAATCAACGGGTCGGGCAGGAACCGCACTTCATCGAACGGCGGGAAGAAGGCAACAAGGTAAGCATCATCAAGGGAGAGGGGGATGAGCGCATCGTGCGCACGATTGAACGTAACGCCCTGCCCGGCTCCAAGTGGGAGCGCATTGAAACTATCAGGGGCATCAATGATTCCCAGCCTTCCCGCAGTACACGCACAGTGAAGAAGTATACCGACGGGGGATGGCTGACCATCAGCAGCACGGAAGGATACAATACTTCCAGTGAACAGACCACCCTCTACACGTACAACGACCAGTTCCGCGTGTCTTTGGAAATCAAGCCCAACGGAGGCTACACGCGTTATGAATACGACGACCAGGGCCGGGTAGTTTTGCAAGCAACGCCGTGGGCTGGAGGAGGAGAGCGAGGAACACGTACCACCTACGCCGATCTGCGCTTCAATGATTTCAGGCCGGCAATGGAAAAAGAAGTGATTATCGCTCCGGACGGCACGGAAACCGTTCTGAACCAAAGGAGCTACACTTATGAAGACAGCCCCGAAGTCAACCGCACGACAGTGACCGAAACAGCTTTGGGTTCCGACCAGGTTCACACAAGCGTCTCGGAAACCTACGGAGAAGCAGCGCAGTACCCTTATGCCCGGGGGAGACAGAAGATGAGGCAGGGTATTGACGGAGTGCAAACCGTCTATACCTATGAAGCCGCCTCCGACCATGGAGCCGTTCACAAAGTGATAGAAACTGTGCAAGCTAATGGAAGCATTGTTCCCGGCCAAAGTACCAAAAGTGTGCAATACATTGCCGAAAACGGCACGACCACAAGAAAAGAGCAGTATGTCCACACGGGAGAAGACTGGTCATTGATTTCCACGGAGGACTATGAATACGATGCCGAGCTCAAGCGAATCAAAACGACGAAGGGCAACGGCCGCTTCAGCACGACGGAATGGATGTGCTGCGGTCCCTTGACGGAAACCGACGAGGATGGAGTAGTGACCACCTATGGCTACAACTCGGCTAAACAACTCGTGGAAACCATCCGCTCGGCAACAGAAACCACTCCTGAAACGATTATCAGCCATACCTGTGATGCGGTAGGCAGAATCCTCTCCACGCGCCGCGATGTTGGTCCTATGACGACGACGGAGAGCATGAAGTACGATGATCTGGGAAGAATGGTGTCCAGTACGGACATCCTTGGCCGCGTAACACGCACGGAATACAGCAAAGACGGCCTCACGACCACTGTCACGGCTCCTTCCGGAGCCACTCTGGTGACGCAAACCTACTACGATGGTACTACCATCATGGAAGGAGGAACCGGTCAGCGCGAGATGGAAACCCGTCTGGAACTGACAGAAGAAGGTATCCTGACCACCACCCTGTCCAAGGGAGTAATTCTCTCAAGAACCCTCGAAAACGGCTTCGGCCAGACCATCAGGCAGGAACAGCCCCATACGAAAGGGGGATTCATCGTTACGAGGAACCTCTACAACGACAAGGGACAATCGGTTCGTTCCCAGACGGAGAATATGGCCCCCACAGTCACCGTCTATCATGAACTGGGAGAAGCCGTGAAGCAGACCGTCCTGCTGGACGAATCTCATCCGGATGATCCTTCCCGAAACCGGATCTCGGAAACTTTCTCCTGTTACCGGGTCCGTGAAGACGGAGTCTATCAGGTACAGACTTCCACGACCTATAATGCCGACGGTCTCCCCCTCACTCAGATTACGGAGAGTATGGTTTCGCAGTTTAATCCTCTACTGGAAAGCAAGACTCTTTCCACGGACGTGTACGGTCAGCAGAGTGTTCAATGGACGGAATACACCGCTCCCACCAAACGCACTCGGTTCAGCCGGATTCCGACGTCGGAGATCACGGCGCAATCCCTGGTCGTCGACGGGTTTACCTTGAGCCAGACAGACCATATGGGGATTCATTCCTCACAAGAACGTTCCTATACCACCACGGGTACTATTCTGAAAAAAACCGACGGACGCGGCAACACCACCATTACGGAGACGGATCTTGCCCAGCGTCCGGTCAAAGTCGCTGATGCTGCCGGAAATGTCACTACAACCAGTTACCGTTCCTGCTGTGACTCCATAGCCTGCATCACGGATGCTTTGGGAGGAACGGTCTGCTATTCCTACGACATCCGTGGCAGGAAGACGGCCGAATACGGCACTGCCGTCCATCCGGTCTGCTTTTCCTACAACGGAGCCGACCAGAGGATTTCGCTGACTACCTTCCGGGTAGGGGAAAGGGATATCACCACTGACCCTTCCGGTCGAACCGACGGGGACACCACCACGTGGCTCTATGATGAGGCCACCGGCCTGGAATTGAAAAAGACCTATGCCGACGATTCTTTCGTTTCCAAAACTTACGATGATCTCAACCGTCTGAAAACCCTTACCAAGGCCAGAGGTATCGTCACCACCTATGCCTACACACCGCTGACCGGGGAACTCATCTCTGTTACCCACAATGACGGCACTCCGGGATGGCAGTTCTCCTACAACCATCTCGGGCAGATGACTTCCGTTCAGGATGCATCCGGATTAAGAGAACTGACTTATGATGCTTTTGGAAGGATGATTCAGGACACTTCCTTCAGCATGGTGGAAAGCTTGCTTCAAGAGGACTTCGACCTTTTTGGCCGTCCCGCCGGCTACCGTCTGATGATCGGCACTCGAACCGTGCAGCACTCCCATCTTGACTATGACTCCAAAGGCATCATAATGGAGATGAATTTGGAAGGTTTGGCATCTCCCTTTACTTGGGAATATGATGAGACCAGCGGCTTCCTCAACCGATTCACCTATCCCAACGGCATGGTCCGCAGCAACACCTACCATCCCAAGCTCAACCTCCTGGCCTCCATCGGTTATGAGAAGACTCAGAATGGGCAAACAGTTGCCGCCCACCAGTATGAATACGACCACTTGATGCGTCCCGTTCAACGGAGGGATTCATGGGAGGCTGCCACTCCGGTGACCACCAGGGACTTCACCTACAACAGCCGCAGTGAACTGGTAGAAGACCGGATCGGTCAGGATGGGAGCTTCAGTTATCAGTACGACAATATCGGCAACCGCAAGTCCGCCCGGGAGCTGGAGGAAGAGGTATCCTACGAGGCCAACCAACTCAACCAATACACGGACGTGACTGGGGAGACAGAACTGTTCACACCCTCCTTCGACCCAGACGGCAACCAGACCAGGATCAGAACTTCAGTGGGGATTTGGGAAGTTTCCTATGATGCCAACAACCGCCCCGTCTCCTTCACCAGTGAAGACGGCCGGATCACCGTCACCTGCGGCTACGACTATCAAGGAAGACGCTTTGAAAAGAAAGTGATCATCAATGGAAGCACTTCCAGCCACTCTTGGTTCCTGTACCGGGACTATTTGCAGGTAGCTGAACTGGATTTGATGCGGCCAGAACCCGGACTTGTACAAAGCTATCTGTGGGATCCTACGGATCCTCGGGCTACGCGCATTCTGATGATGACATGCTGGAAGGAAAACGGAATGGCAGATGGAGAGCATCTCTTCTTCACCCATGACGCATTGAAAAATGTCACTTCCATCTTCGACGGAGAGCAGACAAGAAGAGCCCGCTATGAGTATGCTCCTTTCGGCTGCCTCCTCACCGCTGAAGGAGACATGTCCCTGCAGAACAGATTCAGATTTTCCTGCGAGTTCATGGACGATGAACTGGGACTTGTCTATTACAATTACCGTCATCTCAATCCCCTGGACGGCAAATGGATTAACCGAGATCCTATTCAGGAGCAGGGAGGATGGAATCTTTATGGTGTTGGTGGGAATGCGTTATATATATCTTTTGACTATCTGGGTTTATGGCTGTCCAGGCGGCACAGAAGATTAACAAGGCGCCCTCTTTCGACATACCAATTTTATCTTATTATCTCTGGAACAGAGATTTCTTTTACAATAAAAGAAGAACTGTTAGAAATTATCGTTGAAGCAAACGTCGATACGGATTCCGGGGAAATGGGAGAAAATCAAGCTTATCATTATTGTACAGGATTGAACGATAAAAAAGAACAGAATATAGAAACAATTTATAAACACTCTAAATTAAATTATATTGAAACACTTTCTAAAGAATCTGAAAAATTTTACGAAAAAATATCCAAAGAAAAAATATCATCAGGCGATTGCAAGGAGGCCTTAAAAAATCTTGGTCACTTGAATCACATGTGGCAGGATTATTATGCCCATGGTGTAGAAGCGGACGATACAAAGAAATCTATTATAGGAAAGATTAAAGGATCTCCGGATGCCCCTCAAATGATTCCCGTTTCTTTTGGTTCTATGGGATTCAAAGGAGGACATGGTGGATTTTGGAGACTTATCAATCCTTTTTCCAGAGTAGAGCCTGGCGATAGAGCTGATGATTCCGATGTCAGAAAAGGGCAGGCAAAGTCATATACAAAATTGCATTCTGATACATTTTTAAAATCCTGGTTTACAAAATGCAAATGTCATTTTTACCGAAAAGAAATCAATCAACATGGAGGAAACTGTCAATGA
- a CDS encoding TolC family protein, with protein sequence MLADVATAYFNWITACEQLRIAREQLEIQRGTLTIAEKRHTAGFAPRLDVEQATSSVAATESHIPALIAQVASAKNQLSVLLGTYNSRMELTMPKATVFEKTPVVPVGLPSELLRRRPDVIAAEADLHTAVANVGVAVADLYPRFSLTGSVSGRGNDFAQLFRENNNAWSLGGNLVQPLFQGGALRANVRAQQAAAEQAAETYRKTLITAVSEVEEALIDYGNYTSQMPYLQKENEANKEAFRISMESYQGGETEFLNVITAQNSWLSSEESLVTMRQNIRKSIVQLARALGGGW encoded by the coding sequence CTGCTGGCGGACGTGGCTACGGCCTACTTCAACTGGATCACCGCCTGCGAACAACTCCGCATCGCCCGGGAACAACTGGAAATCCAGCGCGGCACCCTCACCATTGCGGAAAAGCGCCACACTGCCGGATTTGCTCCCCGGCTGGACGTGGAACAGGCAACTTCAAGCGTCGCCGCCACGGAAAGCCACATCCCCGCCCTGATTGCCCAGGTGGCCTCTGCAAAAAACCAGCTTTCCGTCCTGCTCGGCACTTACAACTCACGCATGGAACTGACCATGCCGAAGGCAACCGTCTTTGAGAAAACGCCCGTGGTTCCGGTAGGACTGCCTTCGGAACTGTTGCGCCGCAGGCCCGACGTCATCGCGGCGGAAGCGGATCTGCACACAGCCGTGGCCAACGTAGGCGTCGCCGTGGCAGACTTATACCCGCGCTTCAGCCTGACGGGTTCCGTATCCGGCCGCGGCAACGACTTCGCCCAGCTCTTCCGGGAAAACAACAATGCGTGGTCTCTGGGAGGCAACTTGGTACAGCCCCTGTTCCAGGGGGGCGCCCTGCGCGCCAACGTACGCGCCCAGCAGGCGGCGGCGGAACAGGCGGCGGAAACCTACCGCAAGACGTTGATCACTGCCGTCTCCGAGGTGGAAGAGGCGCTCATCGACTACGGCAACTACACCTCCCAGATGCCGTACCTGCAAAAGGAAAACGAAGCCAACAAGGAAGCGTTCAGGATTTCCATGGAATCCTACCAGGGAGGTGAAACAGAGTTCCTCAACGTAATTACCGCACAAAACTCCTGGCTCAGTTCGGAGGAATCCCTGGTCACCATGCGCCAGAATATCCGCAAATCCATTGTCCAGCTTGCCCGCGCCCTGGGCGGCGGATGGTAG